GTGCCCTTTCGGTGCGTTCCCCTTCGATGCCTCGACCGGCTTCGCCGCCGGCACGAACGGCAGCAAGCCGAGCAGCGTCTTCCACATCGACGTCATCGTTGCCAGTTTGGCGCCGGCGTCGGCCGAGCGCTGCCCGCGTCGCGCGCGGCCTGCCGCCCCTTCGGGCACGGCTCCCGTGGCCATCACGTTGCCCAAAGCTGTCATGATCTTCCCCCTTGCACGCGCCGCCGGAACGACCGGGGCTGCTGAACATGGAGTGAATATAACGATGCGCCGTGCCCGCCACCCCCCCCACCCGGGAGGGGTGAAGGCAGGCGGGGCCTGTCCGGGCAGGTCAATGTCCTCCACCCGCCCGTGCGTCTCATCGCCTTCAACGACGCGGCGGTTTCAATTCCACAGCATTTTCGCGAACGCTTCGGGCAGCACCGGCTCGCTGAACAGATAGCCCTGCCACGCCTCGCACCCTTCCTGCGCGAGGAAGTCCCGCTGCGCCGGCGTCTCGACCCCTTCGGCGGTGCAGCCGAGCCTGAGGCTCGACGCCAGGCCGAGGATCGCGCGCGTCACCGCCTCCGCGTCGGCGTTGCCGGGCAGATCGCTGATGAACGACTTGTCGATCTTCAGGTGCTGGAGCGGAAACTGCCGCAAGTGACTGAGCGACGAATAGCCGGTGCCGAAATCGTCGAGCGACAGACGCACGCCGAGGTGGGCCAGCCTCGACAGCGTCTCTTGCGCCTTTTCCGGATCGCCCATCACCATGCTCTCGGTGATTTCCAGCTCCAGCATCGCCGGCGCGAGACCGGTCTCGTCGATCAGCGCGGCGATGCGGTCCGCCAGTTTCTTCTGGTTGAACTGACGCGGCGACAGGTTGACGCTGATGAAGCCGGGTTTGCCGTAGCGCGCTTGCCACCGGGCCATCTGCCGGCACGCGGTCTTCAGCACCCATTCGCCGATCGGCTCGATCATGCCCGTCTCTTCCGCGAGGCCGATGAAGCGGTTCGGCAGGATCAGCCCGTGCTCCGGACTTTGCCAGCGCACCAGCGCTTCGGCGCCGATCACCGTCCCGCTCTGCATGCAGATGCGCGGCTGGTAGTTGAGCACCAGTTCGTCGCGCTCGACCGCGCCGCGCAGGCTGTTGGTCAGGAAAAGCCGCTCCTTGGCCTGCTGGCTCATGCCGCCGGAGAAGTAGCTGTAGGCGTTCTTACCCTGGCCTTTCGCGATGTACATCGCCTGGTCGGCGTGGCGTCGCAGCACGTCGGCGGACTTGCCGTCGAGCGGATAGCAGGCGATGCCGATGCTCGCCGACAGGCGCAGCCGCTGGCCGGCGAGATTGAACGGTTCGGCGAGCAGCTCGACGATGTTCTGCGCCATCCAGCCTGCCTCGTCGACGTCGCGCAGCTCGTCGAGCAGCACCATGAATTCGTCGCCCCCGAGCCGCGCGACGGTGTCGGACTTGCGCAGGCAGCAGGTCAGGCGCTGCGCCACCCCCTGCAGCACCTGGTCGCCGACTTCGTGGCCGAGCGCATCGTTGATCGGCTTGAAGTGATCGAGGTCGATGCACAGCACCGCCAGGCGCGAATTGTGCCGTTGCGCCCGCAGCACCATATCCTGCAGCCGTTCCTGCAAAAGGACGCGATTGGGCAGGCCGGTGAGGCTGTCGTGATGCGCGAGGTGGTGCAGCCGCTCCTCGACGGCCCGATTCAACGAAATGTCGGAGAAGACGGCGACGTAGTGGCCGCCGCCGTCGGCGACCCGGCTCAGGCTGACCCACGCGAGATACACTTCGCCACTCCGGCGGCGGCCCGAGATCTCGCCCTGCCACGCGCCGCTGTTGCGCAGCGCCGCGCGTTGCGCCTCGAGTTGCTCGGGCGCGAGCGCGTCCGCGTACAGCATGTCGTACTTTCGTCCGATCACTTCCTCGGCCGCATAGCCGGTGATCGCCGTAAACGCCCGATTGACGGAGAGGATCCGCCCGCCCTGCGAAATCGTGACTCCTTCGCCTGCGCTTTCCAGCGCGCGCGCCGCGAGGCGCAGTTTTTCCTCGGTGCGCCTGCGCCCGGTGATGTCGAGGTGGACGCCTCTGAGCTTGCGCCGCCCGCCGCTTTCCTCGGCCAGCGACAGGCGGCACATCATCCAGCGATCGCTGCCGTTCTTGTGGCGCAAGCGGAATTCCAATT
The window above is part of the Azoarcus sp. PA01 genome. Proteins encoded here:
- a CDS encoding EAL domain-containing protein produces the protein MTTSKAPDPAAVIAALEGRLAELEETLEAIRSRSVDALVVNEEVGDSIFILSGAEHSYRVLVEEMNEGAATVALDGTILYCNRSFGEIIGLPTARIVGSPIHAYVDVRDRMVMEALLEKGAAEKSKDEIRLATARDDTIPVYTSVSKACIDGIPLLCVVLTDLTEQKHTEAFLASQRLAASILEQAAEATVMCDATGRIVRANTQAYRLAGRNPLYLPFAKAFPLAPNGRDASFSLHAIRAGETVRGLEAGLRNAYGDAVDVLVSANRVNDGKGRPLGCAVTLMDVTEKRSAERQLQQTRAQLQASAEIAQLGFWERDLETDRMHVSVQCKQHIGYAEDELNGGFSDFIHLLHPEDRQTVLAAMERYIAAPSPARELEFRLRHKNGSDRWMMCRLSLAEESGGRRKLRGVHLDITGRRRTEEKLRLAARALESAGEGVTISQGGRILSVNRAFTAITGYAAEEVIGRKYDMLYADALAPEQLEAQRAALRNSGAWQGEISGRRRSGEVYLAWVSLSRVADGGGHYVAVFSDISLNRAVEERLHHLAHHDSLTGLPNRVLLQERLQDMVLRAQRHNSRLAVLCIDLDHFKPINDALGHEVGDQVLQGVAQRLTCCLRKSDTVARLGGDEFMVLLDELRDVDEAGWMAQNIVELLAEPFNLAGQRLRLSASIGIACYPLDGKSADVLRRHADQAMYIAKGQGKNAYSYFSGGMSQQAKERLFLTNSLRGAVERDELVLNYQPRICMQSGTVIGAEALVRWQSPEHGLILPNRFIGLAEETGMIEPIGEWVLKTACRQMARWQARYGKPGFISVNLSPRQFNQKKLADRIAALIDETGLAPAMLELEITESMVMGDPEKAQETLSRLAHLGVRLSLDDFGTGYSSLSHLRQFPLQHLKIDKSFISDLPGNADAEAVTRAILGLASSLRLGCTAEGVETPAQRDFLAQEGCEAWQGYLFSEPVLPEAFAKMLWN